Within Triticum dicoccoides isolate Atlit2015 ecotype Zavitan chromosome 1B, WEW_v2.0, whole genome shotgun sequence, the genomic segment GCTCGGGCTCGATCTTTATTCGTCTTTGttcgtgtcttcaggttggatccctcCGATCTACGCTTCTATTCATTGGCggaggttgttgttctggtgcgttggtcctatggggccttcgcAAGATGACTTCCCGACTGTATACTACAAAAAGTTGTGTCCGCCTCcgcgagggagaggcgatgacaACGATGCGTCTTTATctcacttcagtgcttgtagtcgtcactaGGTGGTCTACAGATCTGGATGTAATTTCAATTGTTTCTattgttcgttgtactgccatgagaaGACGAATAAATTGAAAGTTACCCAAAAAAAGTAAAATCATACATAAAGGTTTTAGTTCAAAGTCAACAAGTAAGTCGATCTTTAGATTTCGTCGGAATGTGCTCGACCCAGAGAGAATCACAAAGATAATGGGACACCAGTAactggtgaaagaacatgcggtgcccccatgtttggttttggtaattcatgacaatctctatggactaatggttgccttgagttatatttgtccattgtggtgacaatggacttgtgaagatgtgtccaagagtgactcacccatagtggagtatgggggagcaatcaagtagtcttcatcgagccagtctaatcaagaaaggtggtccaacttgagaaagtcgagatcatcatcatctagctcaagtgaactttttgcaaggcaaaggtttgtccttgataggtttctattttaccggcctcatggtggtagttgggagaccggattATAGGACCGATTGACATACTATCAAGggtggctctcaagtgagtagcttgatcatatcgttcgtagagagctcaaaacattgcatccttgcatcatctttgtcGGTTCTTATTTGGtgtttctctttgtgagtcttggaTCTTATGGTCaccttcatgacaagctcgagttcatcgaaaactgaGTGCAcaagcatcttctatgatgtttctgATGTGGGAGTTTTTGTCGGTTCTTCATTCATAGAGGTTTCACATCTCTATATCTTAGGCGTACTTCCCTGCCATGTCGCTGTTTGGATAGTACTCGtcgtcatctatccaacaagcttgagtttgctctattcggagctcatttgcagaagttatggcagttcaggCTTTCTGGCATCCATCTGTTTTATTTAGGCCTTTTTGTTGCTCTCTAGCGGTAATACCGCCctgggcagcggtagtaccgcttgcgcggtacttccGTGGTTCCTGTACCGCGGGCACTACTGCTTGTTTTTGGGGTTCTGGATTTTTTTTCTCTGTGCGGAAGTAGAGCAGCAGTAGTGGGCGGTAGTACTTGTTACTGCAGTAGTACCGCGCTGCTCTACTATACCGCGGTTTCACCTGTACTCGCAACACCTAACGGTAGTACCACTTGTGGGAGCAATAGTACCGTTCCGGCTGCACTACCGCCCTCTTGAGTTTCACAGTTGCACGTTACAGCTGAAACAACCGTGCCAGCAGAAGTACCGctcgcccgagcggtactaccgcttgtgtgcGGGCAGagggcataacggttggatttgtgggTGCCTTTAAAAGGGGTTTTTCTTCCCCATTGGTTCTTATcacttgagctcgtgttcttcccccattgttgaacttcttcgagcttgctaactctcaatcccttgatgggttcttgctagttttttgagggaaaagagagagaggagatctagatccacatttccaccaatcactttctcctatatgtgagggggaccccttggatctagatcttggagttctttgtgttctccttttgttcttcctctcatattcCTCGATAGCATTAGCTGTTGTGGTGGGATTTGagggagaaggacttgggcactcggtgtgcccttgccattgcatttggtgcatcggcttAGTTCTTCACAGTGATATATAcgaggaagtgaagtttgagagcttgttactcttgggtgcttggtaccctagagcttgttcctcttgggtgcttgggcaccctagacAATTGTTGGTgtctcggagctcaatcattgtggtgtaaagctccgggcaagcgtcgggggtctcaaattaggttgtggagatcgccccgagcaatttttaCGGGTTCCACTGACCACTCCTaatggttgccaaagtgtacgggttcggtgaccgcccccaagggttgccatttgtacgagttcgatgaccgccctcaaggatcccttagtggaatcacgacatcttgcatcgtGCGATGGCGTGAGGATATTACGGTGGCTCtagtgacttcttggggagcattgtgactCCACACCACTcctaattttgaagatctcgacgcgaggaatccaaccatGAGAATGGTTCATGATttgaacgcacggtttaagaggcaatacattttgaataaacggatgcaCGGAAAAAGGAAACTCTCACGTTACGACAAGTGGCACACTGCATATTCATCAACATGCAgtgcgccacttgtcacaacctgaaAATGTGGGAGTGATCTTTGAAACAAGTACTCCTTAATTAATGATTCGACGGCCCCTTGATTGAACGGTTTGGATTCTCAGTGTGAAAATTTATCCATGCGTGGACGGACAAAAAAATTAGTATCACCTCAGATTTAGGTACAAAGAAAATAACTGTATATGGTGAATGAAACAAAAAGTCGGAGAAATCACCTAGTAGCTATAGATAAAGCGGGACAACAGgcaaaccaacctgtggttggatggttagagggacagtggtatccccagcccaccagggttcaagtcctgatacttgcattattcctggatttatttcagaatttccggcgatgcgctttcagtgagaggagacgttcccgtcaacgATGAGGCGCCTACGGcgacttcataaatctcaagatgatatgtcggctcagtctctcggaggtgctcataggggtaggtgtGTGCGTAAGCGTtcgtagggatgagtgtatgcgcttatgtatgagcgcttgcgtctgtactgtgttaaaaaaaagcgGGGCAACAGACAAGCACAAATTCTGGGCACAAACGCCATACGGGATACGCGGCATGCACGTTGGCACCAAATAGGCTTCGACTTGCTGCTGTTGATTTTTTCAGTTAGAATCTCCTCTCCTCGACCCCTCCTTCCCGCCCCGACCACCTCCTAGTGTCGTTTCCCTGGGAGGCGCCCGGGATGGCGCGCACCCCTCCATTTGTCCCTCCTCCTCCCAATCCCCCGCCGTCGCCGGCGGGCGCTTCTGGATCTGGCCTAGATGGTGTCGGTGGCGGTGGGATCTTTTGTACATGTGCACGGCTCTTCTTCcaggggcaggggcggcggcggtgaggctcggCTGGCGACGGTGCAGCGCCTTGGTGGCGGTGGTCGGTGGCAGGCGAGGTGGTGGTGGTTCTCCTTGGCGGTGGGGCGGCCTGGTGGTGCGGGGTGGCCGGTGGCGTGCCCCCCTTCCCCCATCTGGGTCCTAGTGGGGCGGCTCCGGTGCAGTCTCGCTGCCTACTGCGCGGTTATGAGGAGGAGCGGCTCAGACAGGGAGCTGCTTCTGGCTTCGCACCTATCATCGGCTCTGTTGAAGGTGTTTGTTATATTAATGTAGCGAGGCACAAGCGTGTCGGTACCAAATACTACGTACAACCAATAGGGAACACAGGAGACAAATGCAATGGGGAGCCGAGCCGGTCGACTGATCGTCCACGCTGCCACGGTTGGTATGGTCGACGAAAGGGAGAGGCGAGGCGAGGGCGAGGTGAGGTGGACGGCTCAATCACCCCAATCAGACACGCACGCACGAGCCTATTTAACGAATCTTCCTCCTTAATCCTTATCCACCAAAGCAGAATGCAGGGAGCCTCCTCAGCTGCTTTCCTTGACCCACTGACCCCCCGTGGACCGCCCCGCGCCCCAGGGCCCGGTCCCAGGCCGTCCGATCAGCATCCGACGGCCCGCACGACGCCGACGGGCCGACGACCGCTCCTCCCTATTTCTAGTCCATCGGCGGCCTGCTCTCCTCTCCTCTGCCCGCCCCTCCCAAATAACCAACCAACTGCCCCCGCCCGCCGCACCTACCCTACCGCGAGCAGTCAGTCAGAGCCGCACGAGCGCCGCGCCCAAAGGGAGCCTGGTCCGCTCCGATGGCCCGCGACGGCGCGTCGGCGGAGCGGCGCCGGGTGGCGCTGCGGGTGCTGCTCGCGCGGGGCGAGggcgcctcctcgtcctcctctcccCCGCCGCGGGGGCccgaggaggaggcgcggcggGGCAAGCAGCAGTGGCTCGCGCTGCGCCTGCGCGACCTCGGCTGCGCGTCCGCCGCCGCGTCGCGGGCCCACGCGCCCGTCGCCGCCTCGGCCTCCGTGCGCCCGGccgcggaagaggaggaggaagatgaggactgGCGCGagagccggcggcggcggaggcggagggctagggagaggaggggcgcgagggtcgcgggcggcggaggaggcggcgtcgCGGCTGCTGGGGACGTGTGGTGCACGTGCACCCCGGGGATTCCCTTCGCCGCCGAGGCGTCCTCGGTCGACTGCGTCGTGGCGCGCCACCACCACACGGCGGCTCCAGGCCGCCGCGGGGACGGGGAGAGGCGACACAGGGAGGTCTGTACTGGCTTCTCCTTGCTTGCGCGCGTCTCTTCTGTGTCTCTGTGCCGCAACTTTGAACGAATTTTCCAActgaatctccatctccttgtgtcGAATTGACTTCCGATTTCCTGGCGACAGAGGACCGCCGAGCAGCGGGCGCGCAGGGTCACCATGCGGGAGCACATATCCTCCTCCTTCATGGACTCGCCGCCGCGCTTCCACATGCCCTACCACGACGCCGACCTCCCGCATTCAGGCCGCCACCGCCACGGCCACCCCTACGACAGGACCGACGAAGAGGTACACTCCAACATCCCTTCCATTCCACGCACCATTTCATTCCCCCCACCCCGTGAACAACCACACCGACAAAAGAGTCTCCCGACAAAACCTCACACTAGTACACTACTTCCATCCAGCATTCATTTCATCATTGTTGGTAGTACACGATAGGCCGGTCCTCCACATTCCACAAGAATCATTCCGATTGGGCAAATCTCATAGCATCCACCATAGGCAGTTTCAGACTATC encodes:
- the LOC119349363 gene encoding uncharacterized protein LOC119349363; the encoded protein is MARDGASAERRRVALRVLLARGEGASSSSSPPPRGPEEEARRGKQQWLALRLRDLGCASAAASRAHAPVAASASVRPAAEEEEEDEDWRESRRRRRRRARERRGARVAGGGGGGVAAAGDVWCTCTPGIPFAAEASSVDCVVARHHHTAAPGRRGDGERRHRERTAEQRARRVTMREHISSSFMDSPPRFHMPYHDADLPHSGRHRHGHPYDRTDEEIMMFRTRLLLGRMGMYDQYQDWRLDVDNMNYEELLALEDRIGYVSTGLREDEIVRGLRVGKHLAFDRKHFSTETERSCSICQEEFEASEEIGRLSCGHGYHVHCIKQWLSRKNACPLCKVAVSKP